One uncultured Alphaproteobacteria bacterium genomic region harbors:
- a CDS encoding hypothetical protein (Evidence 5 : No homology to any previously reported sequences): MMVDKIHRKNPGPRRGDPNEAISRKLKLLYTSVEEEGIPDRFLDLLEKLDLAERATSGASDPRDDR; the protein is encoded by the coding sequence ATGATGGTCGACAAAATCCATAGAAAGAACCCGGGGCCGCGGCGCGGCGACCCGAACGAGGCGATCAGCCGCAAGCTGAAGCTTCTCTACACGTCGGTGGAGGAGGAGGGGATTCCCGACCGCTTCCTCGACCTGCTGGAGAAGCTCGATCTTGCCGAACGCGCCACATCCGGCGCGTCCGATCCGCGCGACGATCGCTGA